A window of Oryza glaberrima chromosome 2, OglaRS2, whole genome shotgun sequence genomic DNA:
TGATGCGggagtttagtatgataacacTGAGTAAAAATAAtctgtaagatagctagatactATAAACTTACGTAAAttgatgtggtttatgataattcaaattcaaatagtatgtagaatgatgattcaaatgaaAAGTAAGGGCATGTTTGGCTTGCAGGTACAACAGCTGCCTGTAGCCAGTCGTGGCCGGCCGCTGCTTTTTTCTGTGCTTGCTTCACTGTTCCTACATGCTATAGTGCTGCTGCAGCTGAACAGACCCTAAGTTGATGTGGCTTTacgagagaagaaaatgagggagatagtttggatcatagattaatcatctaagggctaaaaacaattgaggtgatatgacctaataagagaagaaaaggagggagataATTTGGACTATAGATAAATCATCTAAGGACAAAACAATTAATGTGATATGATttaatgagagagagagagagcacattTTAACTAAATTAGGAGttaggatgaactatataagtatataagatattataaaaatgatcaaGAGACATTGAAATATTATGCGAATTATGtgagatgatgatttaacaAGCTTGCATTTGAAAagctataaaatttaataaattataaataatataatatgcttgcatgatgtttaaatataataattgttaatggatgatgatgtggcatctttgcatgttaagctttaggatTTAGTGGACTTTATAGTAAGAGAGGATAGGCTGTTTCCGCTGCATAATTTTCCGAGTTATGTTGGGATTAAGATCCTCTAACTTACTTCTCTCTAACTTGTGTCATTGATATGTGGCCCTCTATATAGTAGGCTcatatgtcagtgactcaaagtTAGAGAGAAGTAAGTCAAGAGGATCCTCTTCCGTTATGTTGTATAGAGCTTAGAGGTGGGAAGgcataagctttttttttaaaaaaaaaaaacgagaacGGCAAGAGGATTGCCGATTATATTAGAGGGAAAAAAGGCATAAGCTTTTTTCAGAGTGCtgtaaaattaattataattgaGCATGCTGGGGAAAATTAATTGTGGGTCTAGGATGTTGGAGAGTTCGCTTTGCTCGTTGGATCATAACAAACATTTGGAAACGCATAATGAGTAGTTCCACCCGAATTGTTCTGTCAACCAATTCTTTCCGTTTAAGTCAATCCCTCCTATATTTTGTAGGAAAAGCGATGGGACTTGAGCTGCCCCCTCTGTTCAATGATCAGTGCACAACTGCGCAGCAACTGGGATCTCAATAATGGTACAAGATGAAAATTGACAGTAAACTTATTCAAGTCAGGTTGTCCTCTGATTTGTGTGCAGAACCGAAGTTCTGCGCCACGTTACCAAGAAAAATGATATGGTGGACAAACTTGATAAAGTGATACGCATGCTAATGTAGAGGACTACATCCGACATGGGTTGACCATGATCTCGCAAACAAACAACGAACAAGGATGGAACAATGGTATTGGTAGTTGATAGTCTATAAAGAAAATAATCTAGTCCATCTTGCTAGATACAACCTTCTACTGTTCTACATACTAGCACGAGACAAACCACTGCATGCACCAACCACCAAACACTGATCCATTTCAGCCATCATGTCCTTGCCAACCCTGGATAAGTTCTCTGAAAATTCGTTTACTAACTTCAATTTCTTAATTTGCTaagagtagtagtactacctaAGAAACAAGGTGCAAAAAATACGACAAAAACAAAGACATGAAAAGGTAGCCGGATAGTAAATGCTAATGAACAACTACTAGATGATCAAAGATATTCAGAGAATCAGAGTGATGACCGTAAAAAGAGGTGCCAACTTCTGAAGAGCATCAAGCTAAGCTTCCATAAACTCTTTTACATGGTACTGatactgatcagtgatcactaaTCACTACGCACACCaaaggaagtaaaaaaaaaaaagaagaagaacagaTCATCAGAAGCAGAGACCTATTACTATGTCGCAGGAAAGCAGAGGAAGGCGGCTGGCTAAGCTTTGGCTCCAAAAGTTCAGAGATTTGCTGCAAGCCTGCGAGAGAGCGGGTGTACGTGTCGATCTCCGGCtagtagccgccgccgctgccggcgttGGCCGCGAGCTTGATGGACGACGGCAGCGGGCTGCgcagcggcgagcgcggcggcggcggctgctccagGCGCCGCCCCTCGGCGTCGTAGTAGATCACGCCGGAGAAGTCCAGCGGCTGGCACCGCTCCCCCATCAGTATCTCCTTCCTCCACACCCCGTCCTCCGCGCGGAAGCTCAGCTCCGCCccggccttcctcctcctcctcgacgacgagaTAGCCTTcttcccgccgcctccgccgccaagGAACGGCACGATGGCGCGCGACGAGAACGACGCCGCGATCCCCTCCCGCGGCCGCAggtgcagccgccgcgccgcccgcgacaGCCGCCTCGCGCACGTCCCcatcagcgccgccaccgcctgcgcgATGCTcatccccatcgccgccgccgccgccgcctcctcctcctctcctcctcgcgctcTTGCTTCCTCTTCGAGACCTTGATGGCTAGCTtagcttctcttctcttctctcgcgCGCTTCTGCGTCTCCTTCTGCGCTAGCTCGCCATTCCCGCGGGTATTTGTAGCTGGCGAGCTGGTCGGACAAGTCAAACAAAGCCGGTTGGGAcggtgtaattaattaataataatcaTCACTTAATCACCCTGTTCATGCTTGACTGATGCGGTTAGATGACCTGCTTAGCTAGCTCGATTGGATTAATTTAATCTTTTTATTCGCTAATGGATGGCTGTGGCCATACCTAGGTGGTGAGTAACCTTGTGTCCCTGAACTACACGTACTTGCGAGCTTATTTAATGAAGTGAAAATGATGGATTTGTGCAATTGTGTGCTTGTGGCTGATGAATTTACATGTCAAATTTGGCCGTTTTGACTGGTGCGTGTTGGTGGCAGTTGAATTAAATTAAAACCTAAGCCGCGCGTAACCTTGTTGATTGAGATTTGAGCTTGGAGACGGTTGGGGATTAAGAGAGATAATTAAGGATCCATGGTAGCCTGCTAGGGGTTGTGTTGGCTTGGCTCTGTACTGCAAAAGTGCAGAGAATGAAGGGGTATTAAAGGAGATGGCTAATCAGAATCTTCCAAATATCATCGTGGTACTATATAGACCTATAGAGAGCATACACTTGGGAAGAAGGTAATGTGTCAGTATTTGGTACTAGTACATGATTACGAACAAGTGTATCCATAATCCCACTTTGCCTGTTCATAATTAAAATCCATAATcgagtattccctccgtccaaaaaaactcATTCCTAACATCCAAGATAAAAATAGTGAAGCATGAGAATAACCAAAATGCTATTAATCATTGAAAAAGGTAGTAAgagtgataggtaggtaaaAGCTATTGAAGGGATAAAGTTTCTCGTTTTACATGCTGAGGGTAGATTGGATGGTATAAGTTAGTTTTTTGtgagataaaatttaaaatctagaagttgagtttttttttgagacggaggagtaatcctatatatctataaaattTATCCCCACTAAATATAGTTAATGataattctctcttctctcatgaagccacatcactttaattgtttttagcctttggatgattcatcaaggGTGTATAATGTATCTCTTcacatcacctcaattgtttttagtcttTGGATGATTTAGCAGGAGTGTAAATTACACATCTTCCTCCTAAAGGCACACCATACAACCTAATCATTTATAACCTTTGCATAATTGATGAagttacaaaaatatataaacatgcaCATAAAAATAGTATAGTaggtaagaaagaaaattttagaactcatatataatatattatcacATAATTCTCCCGCAAGAACGCGCGGGGTACCCATCTAGTTATATATACAACTCTGACCGAAGTGAAGGAGTTCGGTCAAGTTGATCGAAATCATCGGCTCGATCAAATGCTCAATAAACAACAAGTGCTACCAGTCAATTGGagcgaaattaaaaataaatcagtGTGCACACACCTGCTGCTACATCTACAAGCATAATCATATCGGCTAAACAGAATTGAAAGAATCAATCATGACACGCTCATCATGATTCGTGCATAAGCTAATCCAGACAGTTGTACGTGCACCGATAATCCTCCCTCATGTTGATCGACAGATCTACTCCTACCTACCAACAACGTCAGATCGATTAGCTCCCCGAGTGCGCCTGTGCACTGGCCGTCGTACGACGAGTATTCGACCATCCGAGCTAgtagccgccgctgctgctgctgcgactgTGTGCGACGTACGGGTGTTGGATGCGCGTGGTTGGGGCGGCCGGAAAAgcgcgatcgatcgagagatcATCCAGTGGCGTTGCGAATTGCGATGCACGCCGCTAGCTGCATGCGTCGTGCGAGTGCGCCACATCGCGGCGGgccgcgggggcgggggcgcacGAGAAAATGCTCGTCGTTTGCTGTCCATTTCGAAGCCCCGGCCGGTAAAGTTGGCCAACATGGTCAGCACATGTTGGCGTTTCCGTGGTGGAGGGTTGATCTAGCCCACTAACGCTAGCTAGCAAGCTTATCGCGTTCAGAATTCGGGTCGTGGCAAAAGTTTCCCTTCCACTGCTCCATGGTCATTTGAAGATAAATAAAAATCTTTggggatgtttttttttgccggaATAATAGAAGGAGGTCATTCAATGTAATTAAGATAGGAAGAAAATATTACAAGAAAAGTTTTACATCGACAGCTGACTGTCGAGGAAGGATGTGCACCAGAGCACACGCCTCGAACCAAGTGCCAACCACCCAAACACACACTATAGAGAGGGAAGCCAAGCACCGAACCGGCCATCGCTATGCGAGACCAACCGCCACCTGGCCAACAACACCACCACGATACGAAGACTCAAAAACGACGCCCTCACGAAGGTCGCGATGCTGAAGACGCCGTCGTCATCCGTCCAAAGAACTGGACTAGGTTTTTGCCCAGAGCTCCTTGCCGAGGGAGGAGGGATACCTCAACAATGCCCCCAGGAGGGTTACCACGCCCGAAGACGTAGTCATTGTTGGCTCAAAGACTTGGGCTAAGCTTTCGCTCGGGATCCCTACCGCCGTGGTCCGTCGCCCAATCCGAATCCACCATCTAAACATCGGCGGCACATGGCTTCCACCACACCCGACCGGCGCCCCTCCGTCGGTCAGCTTTCAGTCCTGCCAATGACAAGACTGCCACCACCCCGCACCGACGCCCCGCCGTCGGCCGACTTCCTCGAACCACCAACCCTGAGAGCTGGTCCAGGACCCCTCCGTTCCACcacccgccggcctcctcgccagATCTGGCCGAAGGAGAACCGGGACTAGGTGGCATTGCTTCGGCAGCCTGAGCTTTCCCGCTGACAAGCGGCCGCCTCAATCCAGCCTAAAAACTCCTCGCAAAGAGGGGGAGGAGCTCTAGAAAGGGTGAGGGTGCCGATCGGCAACGAGGAAGACGACCCACCGCCGCCAGTTCCCTTTGCACCATCTGGGCCTGCACCGACACCGGAAATGCAGCCGCACGCCGCTGCCACTCCAGGCCGGCCGCACGCCTTCCTCGGCCGAGCCTCACGCGCGTGCCAGCCTCTGTTGCGGCCTCCACTGCGGCCTTCTCGCGCCGGCCTGcgctgcctccgccaccgcgacctccgcctccggccgccaccgcgtcctccgctgcctccgccaccgtggcctccgcctccggccgccaccACGTCCTCCGCTacctccgccaccgcggcctACGCTGCTGACCGCCACCGcgtcctccaccgccgtcggtCGCGTCTCCACGCACGCCGGCCTCTCACCGGCTGCCGCCAGCCGCTGCCTCCACCTCCCGTCGTCGCgcacgccggcctcctccactagTTGCTGCCAACCGCCAGCCACCGCCAGACGCCGCTGCCTCCACCTCCTGTCGTTGCCGCCCAAGAGCGGCTTGCTCCAGCCAGCTCCGGCGTGGAGGCGCCGGATCCAcccgcggggaggccggatccggccgcggcggcgccagatTCGCCGCCTCCATGCCATATCTGTGACGCCTCCGCACCGCGCGCTGGCCCGCCTGTGATGCGTCGAGACGGGGCACCGTCGAGGtttggcctcgccgccgccatcccggcTGGCCGCTCGGTTATCCGGCGGCGGgctccggcagcggcgaggggagggagagggggagaaagtggcggcggcggctctaggtTTTCCCCCGTGTCACCCGCGCGTGGGCGACGCGGGGGCTAAGCTACCGGAATTCTTTTCAGTCAAGTTTTATTTGGCTAAGTAACTAATCTTTGGGGATGTATCGCATGAAGCTGGGATTATACCTGAACTATCCTATTATAGAGCCTCATCCGTTACCCATAAGTTTATTATAAGCCATAACAACTTATTAGCAATTAAAAAAACCGATTTCCTATTATAGAGCCATTTTATAAGCCATAACAACTTATTAGCCAtcagaaaaatgattttcgaaaatttttatatatgtgtttttaacaACTTAAAAGCTAATATTAAAAACAAACTAAGTTGaacatatcttaaaatcaattcaaaatttaaattttgactttagttttagtttttttagggTAACCGATGGGGCAATAATTGGCATCGTTTTTAATTACAGGCGCAAATATAAGTTGAATCCACAACAATCAGCTGCCACATTTTACATACGTCCCACACGTCTCGCGGCCCTCGGATCGGCTGATATGCACGCACAAGTGACTGAACATGTGGATCAGTGGATGCAGCGACAGGCAGGACATAGAGCGGCCACTACTACTAGCTAGTGGCCATTATTGACGTGCTCTGCTCTTACCTCATCACATTCTCATACCCCAGTACGATTCCTACGAACACTTTTGCCTTGGGTAAGTGGTGAGTTGAGTGATCTACAGATTGACAGCACCGTGTCCCTCAATCAATTTGCTTTCGCCGGCGCCACCACTTGCAACCGCGGCGTGGCGTCTCTCTTCTTGTCTGCATTCTCGCACTTGCACAGTTGCACCCTCTGGGAAAGGAAGCACGAGGGTGAAAAGATCTCCTCGCTTCGCTCACTCACTCCATGCTCATCGGTTTGTGCATGGATCATATCTTCTGATCTGTAATTGCGTGGACACTTCGAGCAGTAGTGGTTGCAGACTGGGAGGGAATGTGCTCGCAAGTTGCAGTTGCTGATGATGTGGGAATGTTCAGAAAGTGCAGAGACACTTTCGAAGTTTTGATAGGCACAAGACAACGATCGATCACAGTATTATTCTTAGAATCTCTAGTTGTGTACTTCCATTCAATGTTTCAGTTGTTCTCTTTGGGTAGTTTGCTCTTGCACGTAGCAACCAGAAATTGGTTAACCCTGAGCTGAGTGGGGTACTGGTGTTCGCCTTGGTACAGAACGTAACCATCTTGCATTAACGAATTAGGGATAGGTAGGGTGATCAATCAGCATCCAGGACTTATTTAGCAACACTGTTTTCAGAATTAAGGTGTGAGTACTTCTTCTCTGCTCTGGTATATGATCAAGCGTATGATGGGCCAAATTTAATAGGTGTCGTACCGGCCGTCGTACATGAACATATATTTGAAAAAGAGGTTGTTCAATTcactgaaactctgaaagacAGACGAATCTTCTAAGCAAGCATATCGATTGATTGTTCGAGAGGAATCAAATGAGCGTGCACTCAGAGACTTTGGTGTATACTTTCTCAGACTAAATTTGATTTAGTCTTTCGCTAGCTGCAGTTGAGCAATTCCAGTATGTTGTCGTTATCAGTGCAAGTCATCTGTGCGTGCAAGTAGCGAACGAATTTTGGTGCAAGTGCAACCTTGTATgggagtatttttttcctttaattttGACCCAGTTCTTTCTTTATTAGAGGATTAATAAGCTAAGAGAGGATGGCCCTGTCCCCTTGACAGGGATGCTTACTGGCCGTTCGGTTGCCATGTAAAGGAATAGAGCGAGCTATGGTCATATAATCTACATTTCTTTAAGCAGTTTGATCATAAGAATATTGAATTTTTTTCCAGAAATAAACAAGAGTCTTATGCATCATTGTATTAAGAAAAGTAAAGTTGATACAAAACGAACCGTACAAAAACAAAACCagaaggaagaacatgaagaagaaaagggggagaaaaaagaaacagcacAGTTGGTCTATTCCTGTGACTGAAAATAGGCGGCCTAAACTCTGGCACTATATATGCTGAGCTGAGGCCGTCCTAGCCACAGCCGCCACAgcgctgcctcctccgccatTGCCTTTGCCACCTTGGGCTAGCTCCACTCCATCTGATTGAACACGTGATTGTTGTGCTCATTCCATATCATTCAAGCTCCGAGTGTAACGACCGTGTCAAAATCTCTCCTCTGTCCTTTTAGGATCTTTCTCTGGCTATTGCAAAGCCGGAGGTGGAAGGAGTGCCCGTTGATTGACATACAATAACACTGTCGAATTGCACCAAGGACTGTACACAAAAGTTTTTAGGATTCCAGAGAGACATCTAGGATGTGGTAGATAGTCTCCTCATGTTGATCATAGAGAATGCCATGATCCGAGTGTGGTAGCCCAATGTTGCTTAGCCGGTCAACCATCTAGCAGCGTCATAGTGCCACCAACCATAGGAAGTAGCGACAATGTGGGGGTGCGAGGGGTTCTCCAAATCGATAAGGAGGAAGGACACACCCTAGAAAAAGGCCTTGGTAAGCCGATCACAAGGAGTAGAGACATGAACTCTCCCATTTCCAGACGAAGGAGTCTAGCTGGCAGAGAGGCTACCGAATGACCTGATCCACAACCAATGCTACAAGTATTCCAAGATCGCTTGCACACCGAGGGCATCACAGATGTCTCTAATCCATCTGTTACCTTGTATCGCTTGAGCCACCATCCTACGGCATTGGGTGTGTGTGGGAATACGATCGTGGATGGTCAGTGGTAAGGAATGGATCTCAACGTCGTACATCCAGCCTTTTCCTCCCACAATAGAGCCAACTCATCATTACCCATGCCCATGCAACAGGACGTGAAAACCAGTGCGAAATCGTGCTTCTTGTTCGAACAAGGTATCATGAGTCCCTGCCATGGTTTCTTCGGTGAGGTTTAGTGCAACTAGCCAACCAGATTCAGCATGATGTGAGAGCAATAAGGTTGAGGATGACGAGATCGCCAAAATTTGTTTGGTCATAGACTCAGCAGTAGCCGCCCTGTGCATTTGATCTACCTGCCCAGTGGAATCTATAATGGATCTTGTTGATTCCCTTGATTACCCATTTTAGGGGTTCCACGCCGACCAAATGGTAAATAGATATGGAACTCAAAACTACCTTCATTGTGATGATCTAGCTTATAAGAGCTATTTACTTCGCTTTCAGCAATCGGCACACCACATAATCAATGAAAGGTTGTAAATCTTGCTTCCTTAACCTTTGAGAATTGAGCATAGATCAGGTGGTGTGGTGTGAAAGGTGTTCACCCAGTCTAAGTAGGTTCGAATCCTGAACCCAGGGCACAGCGGGCAGCTAGGGCTTGAGCCCTAGGTTTGCctctaaaattttgttaaatcactatataaattttatagaaaacaAACACTCTATTAGTTGATCCATATCCTAACCCTAGTCTTCAAGAATTCTGACTCTACCACGCTGAATCCAATGTGTTTCTTATGAGGTTTCTTGTGCCCCCTTCTTCTTTACAAAATTAAAGTAGCTAGTTCATCCTAGTTATTCCCTTGAGAGGCATATCGAATATGGATTCTGTAGATTAGAAACTTAGGCAAAGGTCCTCTTGCTGCTTGGAAATCTTTCGTAGGAACATAGAGATCCTCCAAACGAGCAGCTGCAGGCGTGCAGGCCTCTTGCAGAATCGGAATATGGTTCACATACAACGCCTTTTGCAATAGTGCGTAATGATCCAACAGCTAGTACTAATTACTCAATTTGTGCTTGGCCATTGATTTGTAATGATAATCTAGGAGTATATGCGACTGTGGCCGGTAGTGTGCGGTGATAGGCATCGAAGAATAAGAAACGACGTAACAGAGAAAAATGAGCGTCTAATAATGTGGCCCCTTGACACCTTTCGGCCAGAGAGTTATTTATGTGCTTAATCGCATTCTGAACCACTAGTCCGGGGCTCTACTTGCAGCGATTAAGTTGACTTGGGACTGTTCGATGTGACGCGGCACGGCGGTGATGAGCGGGCCAGCGTTGACTCAACACCTACAAAGATAAGAGAGATCGATACACTGTCGATTGGAGAAGAACAGTCAGCGCGACAAGGGTAGCCACTCACTCAGAGTTTCATACTCAGATGATACACTGTCGAAGGAGCACATCTCGTTGCCCCGGCGTATGGGCATATGGCCGTGTGTCCGTGTGTCTGTGTGCAATGCCCACCTCACGTCTCTCGGGCCGAAGCCCACGGAGGAAGGAGAGAACGGCAAAACAGGGCCGGTGGAACGAGGCCGGAAAGAAGGGACGCGCGCGATTTCACGCGTATCTCCGCGATTTTCCCGTCCCGCGCGCGACGACTCCCGAGTCACATGGCGTCACGGCCTCGCGACCGTGTTTGCTTTTGTGGCCACCGCGCGCGTACGGCGCTCGGCAcggacgcggacgcggacgcggcAACCGAGCCGCAGAAACCACACGGAGAGGTACGTACGCGAGGCCGCGAGGTCGCAGCGTTGCACCGGCGTTGGCCGGATCGCACGGAGAGGCTCTGCACTGTGAGGAAGAATGTGCCTTCGCCGATCGCTCTCATTCTGGAAAAGGAACAGCGATGTACACAACTTTCTAGAGTCTGCTAGGGCATCCGAAGACTGGAGTCACCAAATTGTTGCGCGCACTGGTAAATTTTTAAGGTATCGGTGAAAGAAAAGGGTTTGCGGTTAAAGTGAGAGATGCTCATTCGACGACCCACAAAGAGTAATTTAAAAGAGGAGATTTAATTAGTATGCATGTTAGTAATACTTTGTCAATGCGTTCCCAcgtacacacacacaaaaaaaaaaacctagctaaCATGAATGTTAATGTCATTAACTCTTCATCCGTGTCATGTAGCCAACGATTTTTGACTAATATCCTAGCAACTTTGTGAATTAAAAACTGAAAAGTGGAAGGGTAATAAGAGCCGAAAGGCCCGAAAAGCAAGAGAAATGTTCATCTCAGCATATCAGGCGATGGAACAGAACTAATTCCCAGTCCTTATCTACAAACACCTACAGGTCAAGCAGAACCGGATTCCTGCACGAATTAGAGCCAACAAACCGACCAATGAACGGTCCCGATGCAATGCAACGAAATGGGGGCGCGCGTGCGTACGTGTTCGTACGGATTTTGATTATTcctcgcgccggcggcggcggcggcggcggcggcggcgaggctccaCCGATCATCGATGGCGGATGGCTCACGTGATCGCGCAGGCGTTGGGGTTCTCCTCGCTGAAGATGGTGGTGAGCCTGTTGGCGTCGGTGGCCATGCGGTAGATCCCCTCGCGCACCGGCGTCGGGTAGCTGTAGCGGTACTCGCCGGAGAAGTACTCGTgccgcctcggcgtcgccgcctcccacctcggcagcggcgacggcgtgtaCCGGAAGTaccccggcggcgccgacgtggcgtGGCGTGCCGGCGCGTGCTCGGCGCCGGCGTTCGGGGCCTGCTGCGTCGTCTGTTCTTGCTGCTGCGgtggctgctgctgttgctgctgctgctgctgctgctccggtggcggcggctcggggccGAACCGGACGCGGCCAGACTTCTTGTTCTTGCCACGCTTCGGCGGCTTCGGCTCGGCCGGTGGCGCGTCctgcgccggcggaggcggctcttGCTGGGGTTGGGGCTGCGCCTGGTGGTGCTCGTGCTCGGGCccgtgttgctgctgctgtgccggcggcggcggcgtctgtgGCTGGGGCTCGGGGGATTGCTGGTGCGGCGGCTCTGCAGGCGGGATCACGTAGACGGAGTTGGCGGCGCTGAAGGTGACCGTGCGCGCCACCGGCCGCATGTAGTACGTCTCCGTGGGTGGGCCGGGCGGGTAGGCCATGGCGTAGTCCAGCCTCTCCTCCCGCCACCCCCTCTCGCGCCCTGCATGTCGCCACGCTTCACAACTCTTAGCAAAAAAATGAACTTCGCGATTTTGAGATTGGTTTGGACATTTGGTACATGAACATTGACTAACATTATATATCAAATTATTAATCCATTGTCCTAAAAAACATCACACATCATATTATCATTTACATGTGGCTATGTGAGGACGATATACATGCTTTTGAACGGGTTTTACATGTGAGATTATTAGCTGAAAATCTATCGTACTTATAGTAGCGAAAACTTAATTAAGCAGCCTGCATGCATGGCTGCAGATTAGCAGAAGTACCTAGTTCGATCGATCATGTCCTAGCACGTGATCGATGCAGACCACGACGTGGCAAGGAAAACAACATGTGCAGTGTAGAAGACGACTTACCGTTGCATTTTCCGAGAGCTTTCGACACGAACTTGCCCAGATGATAGCAACCCATGCCTGGCTCGGCCTTAGTTTTCCTCTTATCTTTCTCCCTAGCTATCTCGCTGGGATGTAGCGATGTATGATGCGTTGGTGCGCGTGTGCTCGAGTGAGCCTGTGCGTGGAATACATGCTAGCTTAGGAGGTCGCTCAAGTTCACGGTGGCAACGAGAGAGAATGGAAGGAACGGGGCCAATTTAAAAGGAGAATACTACGATCGGTTGGTAGCAAGAGGGAATCCGGCAACAATGAACTCCTACCTAAAACGCCTCTTTTCTCCTCAGGGGAAGGCATCGACTGAAGTGGCAGGACGCACATAAAGGGTGGTCCTCGTTTTCGTGGACGTTGGTTCGAGCTAACAAGTGGTGGCAGAATATATTCTGCTCGACCGGGACAATGCGTTTGTGGGAGAGGAGACGCCtaactagggatgaaaatgaGGTGGTGCATGCTGCATGGTTTACATTTGTCATACATGGCACAAAAGGGTTTGACAGATTTGACCATAAGGTTGCATAGATAAAATTAAGTTGCTGTCTTACTCTCTACTCCTACTTGCGTGTCGATTCCTTATTTTTGTACCGGTGAAACATGCTAGCCTCATTTTCCTGAAGGCAATCTGTTTGCATGTAAAGTAGAAAGCTCGGAGTAGGAAGGTGCTAGTGAAGCACCTTTTTTTATTCAGGGAACGCGAAGCCAAAATTGAATAATAGGCTGGCGGGTTGTGACTGGTGCAGACGGCAGAATGGGGCGGGCAATGGCAAGGTTGAAATCTGTTGCTAGGTAACTCAAAATGATTAACTCggtttcaaacaaaaaaatgatTAACAATGTTGTTACGCAGAAAAATGGTTATATGGTCGCTAAAGAGCTAAAGATTTATTATTACTGCAAAAATTGTAGCAATAGAATAGATTATACAAAAAGCAGATGCTGCGGTCTAATTATCCACAGGCAATGAatccatatatttttctatgaatAACTATATCCTTCAACTTCAAGCATCCTATCCTAATGCCAACCATTCCATCCTGCATTACGCAGGATTCTAGCTTACCAACATGGGCAGTTGGGCACGCATTCCCCATTTCCGCACCTCCATGCTTAGGCTCCCTAAGGAACACCCTCTGAGAGCATGAAGAGTTCAAACACAAACATAGTTGATCACGCTACAGTTGATTGCAACGCTTTTATTATTCCCCTCTTCCATGTGGAAGTCTCTGGTTCAAACCT
This region includes:
- the LOC127761444 gene encoding early nodulin-75-like, whose protein sequence is MGCYHLGKFVSKALGKCNGRERGWREERLDYAMAYPPGPPTETYYMRPVARTVTFSAANSVYVIPPAEPPHQQSPEPQPQTPPPPAQQQQHGPEHEHHQAQPQPQQEPPPPAQDAPPAEPKPPKRGKNKKSGRVRFGPEPPPPEQQQQQQQQQQPPQQQEQTTQQAPNAGAEHAPARHATSAPPGYFRYTPSPLPRWEAATPRRHEYFSGEYRYSYPTPVREGIYRMATDANRLTTIFSEENPNACAIT
- the LOC127763117 gene encoding uncharacterized protein LOC127763117 codes for the protein MGMSIAQAVAALMGTCARRLSRAARRLHLRPREGIAASFSSRAIVPFLGGGGGGKKAISSSRRRRKAGAELSFRAEDGVWRKEILMGERCQPLDFSGVIYYDAEGRRLEQPPPPRSPLRSPLPSSIKLAANAGSGGGY